The following proteins are encoded in a genomic region of Necator americanus strain Aroian chromosome II, whole genome shotgun sequence:
- a CDS encoding hypothetical protein (NECATOR_CHRII.G6543.T1): MIIGSAGDFNQEKRLRRKLRRQLQQDRDNEWTSRAMEFEKAWEDRNLRKAYALLIQYSGKMKICSPVLNTANGGAVGEATLPIWKEHFKTLLNRLAPSAPEPEHVHRPIYAVNEEPPTMSEVLFCIQKMKNGKCGGDDGISAEILKYLPPSGIREMTRIIRSIWIDERIPDSWRHAIIIPLHKKLSVTDPRNYRRISLLRVMYKVLEHIILDRLIKHREETTRDEQAGFRPGRSTIHQPMQLAFLDFEAAFDSPHRGRLLNALSADGVPGKFVRLLDDMNQRTTAAVRTPAGCTTPFEVVTGVRQGAVAGPFLFNFAIDDIMRRTVDQCPADIVLAPSGCPLTDLEYADDVVIFAESSTKLQHVVNLVPKLAAAYELRLRPDKCKQMWISSRPRTGIRVDEQPVELVDEFCYLGCTLKNNGSYERDVQQRCAKANSAFNSLTKCLWSTLITNEVNLRVYLSAIRPIMMYGSETWATPSTVMERLECTERKLLRKLLGYFWPRVCHNEDLYAEIDVVYRRMTRGEHQHLAPPSKVTKVNRLRFFGHILRRPADRLVQRVLRSLPGTSWNKPSSQKRKFWTEAVKENLRTLGVDRQFRRDVSFRRIWNSDEWIDSVQALVEDREGWAELCSRTAYLGEDADAWITIKARVLDYLVRRILQEDFYKFWKASSTIPRISDGYSLFNGLWVTLLLGVRSFADLTRSSAFDVSSTPGRTSNCY; encoded by the exons ATGATTatcggtag CGCTGGTgatttcaaccaggaaaagcgtcttagaaggaagctgcgtcgtcaactacaacaagaccgcgataacgagtggacgtcaagagcgatggagtttgagaaggcgtgggaggacaggaacctgCGGAAAGCCTACGCTCTACTAATACAGTATAGtggcaaaatgaaaatatgttctcctgtcctcaacactgccaatggaggagctgtcggtgaagcaacccttccaatttggaaggaacacttcaagaccttgctgaaccggctagcaccgtcagctcctgaacccgagcacgttcatagaccgatatacgcggttaacgaggagccaccgaccatGTCGGAAGTTCTattctgtattcaaaaaatgaagaacggAAAATgcggtggagacgacgggattagcgcagaaatactaaaatatcttcctccgtctgggattcgtgagatgacaagaatcatccgttcaatatggatagacgaaaggatacctgattcgtggagacacgctatcataattcccctccacaagaagttatccgtcacggaccccaggaattatcgaagaatctctttgctgcgtgttatgtacaaggtattggagcacattatcctggaccgacttattaaacatcgcgaagaaacaacgcgcgacgagcaagctggctttcgtcctggccgatctacgattcaccag ccaatgcaactagcgtttctggactttgaagccgcgttcgactctcctcaccgaggccgtcttctcaacgcgctgagcgccgatggagtaccaggaaagttcgttcgcttgctagatgacatgaatcaacgaacaactgctgcagttcgaacaccagccggatgtacaacaccgtttgaagtggtaactggagtaagacaaggagcagtggcaggacctttcttgttcaatttcgcaatcgacgacattatgcgaagaacagtcgaccagtgtcctgcagacattgtcttagcaccatctgggtgccccttgactgacctcgagtacgccgacgatgttgttatattcgcggaaagcagtacgaaacttcaacatgttgtcaaccttgtaccgaaactggctgcagcctacgaaCTACGCCTACgtcctgataaatgcaagcagatgtggatctcttcgagaccacggacgggaatcagggtggacgaaCAACCggtagaactcgtcgatgagttctgttacctaggctgtacgctgaagaacaatggcagctacgagagagatgttcagcaaagatgcgctaaggccaattctgcatttaactccttaacgaaatgcctgtggtcaaccctcatcaccaacgaagtcaaccTGCGAGTCTatctatccgcaattcgccccatcatgatgtacggatcggagacttgggcaacaccatcaacggttatggagaggcttgaatgcacggaacgaaagctgctcaGAAagctgcttggctacttttggcccagggtatgtcacaatgaagatctttacgcagaaattgatgtggtataccggcggatgacacgtggagaacatcaacatcttgcaccgccatcgaaagtgactaaagtaaatcgtcttcgcttctttggtcatatattaaggagaccggcagatcgccttgttcaacgagttctgaggagtttgccggGTACAAGCTGGAACAAGCCATCTAGccaaaaacggaagttctggactgaggcggtgaaagagaacctgaggacactcggcgtggataggcagttcaggcgagatgTAAgttttcgcagaatatggaatagcgacgaatggattgattctgtgcaagctctcgtagaagatcgagaaggttgggcagagctgtgttcaaggacggcatacctcggcgaagatgcgg ATGCTTGGATAACCATTAAAGCACGTGTTCTCGATTATCTAGTTAGACGAATTCTACAGGAAG ACTTTTACAAGTTTTGGAAGGCGTCTTCCACCATACCACGTATTTCTGACGGATATAGCTTGTTTAATGGGCTTTGGGTAACTCTTTTGCTTGGCGTAAGAAGTTTCGCTGATCTTACAAGATCATCTGCATTTGATGTTTCCAGTACTCCGGGGCGTACATCCAATTGCTACTAG
- a CDS encoding hypothetical protein (NECATOR_CHRII.G6544.T1): MDKRFAVTTTEAMMLPDYYQLPAECESETSALDASVNCTNCMTCSCENMKHVKYVSVHMMQKNKKTKHETRQICQCSHDALQSLRKEVSNVMPIHTPFTEIFSETREIYALFKEGEIAILPWRDHRFNLLIGGTEYIINQTCEISVRVVKALFAIFATAVAKAQELISFASHQ, encoded by the coding sequence ATGGACAAAAGATTCGCTGTGACAACAACGGAGGCTATGATGCTACCAGATTATTATCAACTTCCCGCTGAATGCGAGTCAGAAACATCTGCTCTCGATGCCTCTGTGAACTGCACAAATTGCATGACCTGTTCATGCGAAAACATGAAACACGTCAAATATGTCAGTGTTCACATGatgcaaaaaaacaaaaaaacaaaacatgaaaCACGTCAAATATGTCAGTGTTCACATGATGCACTCCAAAGTTTGAGGAAAGAAGTGTCAAATGTAATGCCCATACACACTCCGTTCACAGAAATCTTCAGTGAAACCAGAGAAATCTATGCGCTCTTCAAGGAAGGAGAGATTGCTATCCTTCCTTGGAGAGATCATAGATTCAATTTGCTTATTGGCGGCACGGAGTACATAATCAATCAAACATGTGAGATCTCGGTTCGTGTGGTCAAAGCACTCTTTGCTATCTTCGCTACAGCTGTAGCGAAGGCGCAAGAATTGATTTCCTTTGCAAGTCATCAATAA
- a CDS encoding hypothetical protein (NECATOR_CHRII.G6545.T1) encodes MATTLTPPPTPTSDKGTTPPPPTPTSRKGTTPPPPTPTSRKGTTPPPTPANYVPHWKTTIDAIFGAGALNLFTFGRLANGPPSLEVQSMS; translated from the exons ATGGCAACGACGCTGACGCCGCCGCCAACACCAACAAGCGACAAAGGAACGACGCCGCCACCGCCGACGCCAACAAGCCGCAAAGGAACGACGCCGCCACCGCCGACGCCAACAAGCCGCAAAGGAACGACACCGCCGCCGACTCCAGCAAACT ACGTTCCGCATTGGAAGACGACTATAGATGCGATTTttggagccggtgctctgaaccttttcacttttggacgattggcgaatggacccccttcacttgaagTGCAGTCTATGAGCTAA
- a CDS encoding hypothetical protein (NECATOR_CHRII.G6543.T3), with product MQLAFLDFEAAFDSPHRGRLLNALSADGVPGKFVRLLDDMNQRTTAAVRTPAGCTTPFEVVTGVRQGAVAGPFLFNFAIDDIMRRTVDQCPADIVLAPSGCPLTDLEYADDVVIFAESSTKLQHVVNLVPKLAAAYELRLRPDKCKQMWISSRPRTGIRVDEQPVELVDEFCYLGCTLKNNGSYERDVQQRCAKANSAFNSLTKCLWSTLITNEVNLRVYLSAIRPIMMYGSETWATPSTVMERLECTERKLLRKLLGYFWPRVCHNEDLYAEIDVVYRRMTRGEHQHLAPPSKVTKVNRLRFFGHILRRPADRLVQRVLRSLPGTSWNKPSSQKRKFWTEAVKENLRTLGVDRQFRRDVSFRRIWNSDEWIDSVQALVEDREGWAELCSRTAYLGEDAGNRVRR from the coding sequence atgcaactagcgtttctggactttgaagccgcgttcgactctcctcaccgaggccgtcttctcaacgcgctgagcgccgatggagtaccaggaaagttcgttcgcttgctagatgacatgaatcaacgaacaactgctgcagttcgaacaccagccggatgtacaacaccgtttgaagtggtaactggagtaagacaaggagcagtggcaggacctttcttgttcaatttcgcaatcgacgacattatgcgaagaacagtcgaccagtgtcctgcagacattgtcttagcaccatctgggtgccccttgactgacctcgagtacgccgacgatgttgttatattcgcggaaagcagtacgaaacttcaacatgttgtcaaccttgtaccgaaactggctgcagcctacgaaCTACGCCTACgtcctgataaatgcaagcagatgtggatctcttcgagaccacggacgggaatcagggtggacgaaCAACCggtagaactcgtcgatgagttctgttacctaggctgtacgctgaagaacaatggcagctacgagagagatgttcagcaaagatgcgctaaggccaattctgcatttaactccttaacgaaatgcctgtggtcaaccctcatcaccaacgaagtcaaccTGCGAGTCTatctatccgcaattcgccccatcatgatgtacggatcggagacttgggcaacaccatcaacggttatggagaggcttgaatgcacggaacgaaagctgctcaGAAagctgcttggctacttttggcccagggtatgtcacaatgaagatctttacgcagaaattgatgtggtataccggcggatgacacgtggagaacatcaacatcttgcaccgccatcgaaagtgactaaagtaaatcgtcttcgcttctttggtcatatattaaggagaccggcagatcgccttgttcaacgagttctgaggagtttgccggGTACAAGCTGGAACAAGCCATCTAGccaaaaacggaagttctggactgaggcggtgaaagagaacctgaggacactcggcgtggataggcagttcaggcgagatgTAAgttttcgcagaatatggaatagcgacgaatggattgattctgtgcaagctctcgtagaagatcgagaaggttgggcagagctgtgttcaaggacggcatacctcggcgaagatgcgggtaatcgcgtcaggcgatga